One genomic region from Argentina anserina chromosome 2, drPotAnse1.1, whole genome shotgun sequence encodes:
- the LOC126782873 gene encoding heat shock factor protein HSF30 encodes MAGVAVKVEEIVAGTGGSSSSSSSTLSPRPMEGLHDLGPPPFLTKTFEMVEDPSTDPIVSWSRARNSFIVWDSHQFSSTLLPRYFKHNNFSSFIRQLNTYGFRKVDPDRWEFANEGFLGGQRHLLKTIKRRRHVSQSLHEGGGGACVELGQYGLETELERLKRHRKVLMTEIVRLRQHQLNSRELSSAMEDRVQATERKQQQIMNFLAKALKNPSFLQNFAQKRELVGVEIGRKRRIAASPSVENLQEVPTAYVLDMPGSQDQGELSPMESEFESLFSAAVLDNESISDIKGSNLTSLPTSGGNLGTVNDTTWEDLWSEQLIGNPEEEVVMGNDSEIDVDVEDLVADPTEWGEDLQDLVDQMDYLINPNP; translated from the exons ATGGCGGGAGTTGCAGTGAAAGTAGAAGAAATTGTAGCAGGCACAGGCGGTtcatcttcttcgtcttcttcaacCTTGTCACCGCGGCCGATGGAGGGCTTGCACGACTTGGGTCCGCCGCCATTTCTTACGAAGACGTTTGAAATGGTGGAGGACCCTTCAACAGACCCCATTGTTTCCTGGAGCAGAGCTCGCAATAGCTTCATTGTTTGGGACTCTCATCAGTTCTCCTCGACTCTTCTTCCTCGCTACTTCAAGCACAACAATTTCTCGAGCTTCATTCGCCAGCTTAATACATAT GGTTTTAGGAAGGTTGATCCGGATCGATGGGAGTTTGCGAATGAAGGGTTCCTTGGAGGGCAGAGGCATTTGTTGAAGACCATCAAGAGGAGGAGGCATGTGTCGCAGAGTCTGCAtgaaggtggaggaggagcTTGTGTTGAATTAGGACAGTACGGGCTAGAGACTGAGCTTGAAAGGCTGAAGAGGCACAGGAAAGTGTTGATGACCGAAATAGTGAGATTGAGGCAACACCAACTGAATTCAAGAGAACTGTCAAGTGCAATGGAGGATCGGGTGCAGGCAACTGAGAGGAAACAGCAACAGATTATGAATTTTCTAGCTAAGGCACTCAAGAACCCATCTTTTCTCCAGAACTTTGCTCAGAAGAGAGAATTGGTTGGTGTTGAAATTGGTCGAAAGCGGAGAATAGCTGCCAGCCCAAGTGTGGAAAATTTGCAAGAGGTGCCTACAGCGTATGTTCTGGACATGCCCGGAAGTCAGGATCAGGGAGAGTTGTCACCCATGGAGTCGGAGTTTGAGTCACTTTTCTCAGCTGCTGTATTGGACAATGAATCAATCAGTGATATCAAGGGCTCTAATCTGACTTCATTACCAACTAGTGGTGGCAATCTGGGCACTGTGAATGATACAACTTGGGAGGACTTGTGGAGTGAACAGCTCATTGGAAATCCAGAGGAAGAGGTTGTGATGGGAAATGATTCTGAAATCGATGTGGATGTGGAGGATCTAGTTGCTGATCCTACAGAGTGGGGTGAGGACTTGCAAGACCTTGTTGATCAAATGGATTATCTGATCAATCCCAATCCTTGA